The region GGAGAGCACCCAGGGCCGGGAGGCCACCGACTGAACGCCCCAGACATCGATCCCGGGCCGCAGCGCCCTGGCCGCCAGGGTCACCCCGTTGATCAGTCCGCCGCCCCCGGCGGGAACCAGCAGCGTGTCCAGATCCGGCACGTCCAGCAGCATCTCCAGACCCAGCGTGGCGGCGCCGCAGACCACATGGTGGTCGTTGAAGGAGGAGACATAGGTCATCCCCTCCTCGTCGGCGAGGCGGTGGGCCCGCTCCTCGGCCTTGTCGTAGTGTTCCGCCTCCGCGTCGAGGGTCACCCAGTCGCCGCCCAGACGTTCGATGGCCCTGCGCTTGGTCTGCGGGCAACCCCGGGGAACACAGACCGCGGCACGGACCTCCAGCGCCCCGGCCGCCATGGCGATCCCCTGGGCGTGGTTGCCGCTGGAGGCGGTGACCACGCCGCGGCTCCGCTCCTCCTCCGTAAGACTGTACATCTTGTTCAGGGCACCGCGGATCTTGAAGGAGCCGCAGATCTGCCGGTTCTCCCATTTCAGGTAGATCTCCCTCCCTGTTCCTTCCGACAGAGAAGGGGAAAACTCCGTAGGGGTGTGCCGCATCCGGCCGGCCAGAAAGATTCGGGCCTGCAGGACATCGGTGATCGTGGGATGCAGAGACAGGGTCATGCCGTCACGTTCCTTTCCGCTTGGACTCCCGTCGGCGGCGCACCGTGGTATGATGCACCCGGAAGGCCCTCGGAAGAGATGGTGCTGTTTCTCCGGCGGCCTTCCGCCGACAGTGCATACAATCTTAGCGCCATTCCGCAGGGAGGGAAAGAGATGCCCCCGTACCGACTGCTCGCCCTGGACCTGGACGGCTCCATGCTCACCCCCGACAACCGCATCGCTCCGGCCACCGGAGAGGCCATCCTGGCCGCCGCCGCACAGGGAATCCGTATCACCATCGCCACGGGCCGGATGTTCTCCTCCGCCGCCGTCTTCGCGTCGCGGCTCGGTCTGGATATCCCCCTGATCACCTACAACGGCGCCCTGGTGCGCACCTCCGGAAGCGGTGAAACCCTGCACCACACACCCATGCCGACGGGCCCGGCCCGGGAGGTGCTGCACTACTTCCGGGAACGACGCTGGCCCATCTACAGCTTTATCGACGACCGGCTCTACGTGGAGGAGATCACCGACGAGGTCCGCACCTACGGGTCCATCGCCTTCACCGAGCCCATCGCCATCGGCGGAGCGCTCTACCATCCGGAGAGGGCACCCACAAAGCTCCTGGCCCCCGCCGAGTCCGTTCCGGGCGGGATGAACCACCTCAGCGGCAGTGTGAAGGCACGCTTCGACGGCCGTCTCATGGTGGCGATCTCCACCCCCCGCTATCTGGACATCTGCCATCCCCAGGTCAACAAGGGCCGGGCCCTGCAGTTCGTGGCCCACCGGTACGGCATCCCCCCTCGGGAGATCGCCGCCATCGGTGACTCGGAAAACGACATCGCCATGTTCCGCAAGGCCGGACTGCGCATCGCCATGGGCAACGCCAGGGAACAGGTCAAGGATGCCGCCGACCACGTGACCTCCTCCAACCGCGACGACGGCATGGCCCACGCCATCAGATCATATATCCTCCCCTGAGGATCTACCGCCCGCCTCTGGCCGCACACGCCCGGAGAGCATCGACCGTGCTGTCGATATCCTCGGCGGTCGTGAAATAGCCCGGCGAGAGCCGCAGCGCCCCCTGAGGGAAGCTTCCCACCGTCCGGTGGGCCAGCGGCGCGCAGTGGAGGCCGGGTCTGGTCTCGATCCCGTACTCCTCGGAGAGGGTATAGGCCAGCAGTCCGTTGTCCCAGCCCGCCATATCGAGGGCAAAGACAGGCAGCCTCCGCTCCATGTCCCGGGGGCCGAAGAGGGTCACCGCCGGCATGGCCAGCAGCCCCTCCAGCAAACGGGCGCCCAGCTCCCTCCGGCGGCGGTGGATGGTGTCGATCCCCTGTTCCTCGATCCAGTCAAGCGCGGCGAGGAATCCGGCCAGACCGGGCAAATTGGGCGTGCCGGACTCGAACTTGTCGGGCATCACCTCGGGCTGACGCTCCTCGTGGGAGTAGCTCCCCGTGCCGCCTTCGACAAGAGGGCGCACCTGTTCGTGGAAGCCGGGCTTCCAGAGCGTTCCCCCGATCCCCTGGGGCCCCATCAGCCCCTTGTGGCCGGTGAAGGTCAGCGCCGCCAGGCCCCAGGCTTCGGCCGTCAGCGGGATCTCCCCGGCGGTCTGCGCGGCGTCGAGCACCAGCGGCACCCCCGCCTCGGCACAGAGCGAGGCGATCATCTCCATATCCTGGATGGAGCCTGTGATATTGCTGGCGTGGGAGAGCACCACCAGGTCGGCTCCCTCCTCCAGGGCCGGACGCAGTACGGTCTCCTCCAGGAACCCCTCCCGCGAACAGGGCAGCACCTCCAGCCGCACCCCCTGGGCCTCCAGGCTCCGCAGCGGCCGGACCACCGCATTGTGTTCCATACTGGTGGTAAGCACCCGCATACCGGGTCTGCAGTAGCCCTTGAGAACCATATTCAACGCATAGGTCACATTATGGGTGAAGGTCACATACCGGGAATCCCCGCCCCTGTAGCCCCCCATCATGGAGGCCGCCCTGTCTCTGCAGGTCGTGACCATATCCAGGGTGGAGATATCGCGTTTCGCCGCCGAACCCCTGGAGAGATTGGCCCCGCCGGAACGCAGGAACCCGGCCATCGCCCCGGCCACCCTGTCCGGTTTGGGCCAGGACGTGGCCGCGTTGTTCATGTAGATCGCCACGGAACACCCGCCACCTTTCAATTCTGGAATAAACTATATTCCAAATCCTACCACATTCCGCACCGGGTGCGCCGGATTCCGCCTAGCTCTCCCTGGATTTGAGCATATCGCCGATCGAGATCCCCAGCGGCCGATCCTGTTCGTCCAGGGTACGCACCGCCGACAGCAGGCTCTCCCGAATCTGCTCCTGACGGTAGTTTCTGGGGAAGTAGACCGCCGCGGCGTCGCCGTGGCCCCCGCCGCGGATCCGCTTGCCGTCCCTGAGGATCCCCACCACCTTGGCGGCCAGACCGCTCCGGCTCCGCAGCGACACCGCCCAGTCGCCTTTCATCCGCCGATTGGCCACCGCCACCAGCCGGGCGGGGTGATCGCTCCGGTCCAGCAACAGTCCGCCGAAATCGGAGACATCGCCGAACTCCAGCAGCCCCGGCGCCACCCAATCCAGCAGCTCGCCGGTACGGGCCACCTCCTCCCTGGCCCTGGCGAAGCGCTCCTCCTGGGCGGTCACAAAGGCGGTGCACTGTTCGTACTCGGGTTCCAGCAGGGCAGAGGAGGGATTGGCGGCAAGCCGGGCGAAGACCCCCCAGGGACCGCTCATGGTCACCAGCGCCTGCCAGAGACGGCTCTCGGGGCGCTCATTGATCCAGAGATCCCGGTCGTTGGCCACCTCCACCAGATCGCTCATCGCCACCAGCCGCTGCCGCACCGCCCCGGACGTATGCTCCAGCAGCCAGCGGTGGTAGACCTTGGCGGCGCAATACCCCGGGTCGATGACCAGCCAGGACCGGTTGCCGAAACGCTCCAGCGTTGTTTTGTGGTGGTCGAAGAAAAAGGGCTCCCCGGCATCGCCGAACCGCCGGTCCAGCTCGTCGATGGTCTCCTGACGCTGGCAGAAGAGATCCAGCACCAGCGGGCTGTACCCCTCCTGCAGGGCCTGGAGGATCCGGTCGTCCACCTCGCCGTAGCCCAGCAGCGAGACCCGGGGCGGCGCTTCTTCGGGGTAGTGGGCGTGCCAGGCCACCGCCGCAGCGGTCACCCCGTCCAGATCCGTATGGCTGATCACATGTTGCATCGCGTGCATCCCCATCACCTTCCCAATGGTTTATGTCCCTCCCAGTATACCTTGCCGTGGAGAAGCTGTAGAATTGTGGATAACCGGAAGCGGACTCATCCACATTATCCACATATGTGGATAACCGCGTGGATAAGCCGCCGGATATTCCAATCAGTCCTTTGTCAGCGATCATCAAAATGTCGGCGCTTTTCACACAACGGGGCGAACGCCGCTGTGGACAGATCTCAGGTTATCCACAGTGTTGTCCCCAGTGGTGTGGAAAAGCCGGGATTCATCCACAAGGGCTGTGATAGGATATGGTTCCCTGTCGCCCCATCAGACGGGGCACCACCCGAACGGGGCCGGCACGGAAGACCGGTACGCCGGAACCCGCCGACCGGTTTTCCGGCAGAGGGAAACCGCAGCCCGATGAAACCAGGAGGGGTACCCTTGGATCAAGATCTCGAACAGCTGTGGCAGGTTGTCCTGGAGGAGGCCAGAGAGCGCCTCCCCTCCGGAACAACAGACATCTGGCTGAAAACCTGTCTTCCCGTCTCTCTGGAGGAGGGGACGCTCACGCTGGACGTTCCCAATGTCTTCGTGAAAGAACAGATTCAGTCACGCTTTGTGGACACCCTGGTCGCCATCATCAGAGAACGCGACATCGGCAGCGATATCGCCTTCCAGGTGGGGACGGAGGTCCGCGGCGACGAACAGAAACGCGCCGAGAAGGCCGCGCAGCCGCAGCAGCCCCAGGGCACGGCCGCGGGACTGAACCCCAACTATACCTTCGACAGCTTTGTGGTGGGCAAATCGAACCGACTGGCCCACGCCTCCAGCCTCGCCGTGGCCGAATCGCCAGGCGCAGCCTACAACCCCCTGTTTATCTGGGGCGGAGTAGGGCTGGGCAAGACCCACCTCATGCAGGCCATCGGCCAGTACATCTACAAGAACAACGCCTCGTCGAAGGTCGTCTACGCTCCGTCCGACCGCTTTATCAACGAATTCATCATGGCCATCCAGAACAAACGGACCCAGGACTTCAAGATGAAGTACCGCAGCATGGACGTGCTGCTCATCGATGATATCCAGTTTCTGGCCAACAAGGAAGGCACCCAGGACGAATTCTTCCATACCTTCAACAGCCTCTACGACGCCAAAAAACAGATCGTCATCAGCTCCGACCGCCCCCCCAAGGAGATCCAGCGGGTAGAGGAACGCCTGGTCAGCCGATTCGCCTGGGGACTGGTGACAGACATCCAGCCGCCCGACCTGGAGACCCGTATCGCTATCCTCCAGAAGAAGGCCCAGTTCAAGGGCTACCAGGTTCCCGAAGATGTCATCCACTTTCTGGCCCAGCATATCCCCAGCAACATCCGGGATCTGGAAGGGGCCTTGAACCGCCTCATCGCCTGTTCGGATCTCAACAAGGAGCCCGTCACCACCGACAACGCCGCGGAGTGGCTGAAAGACATCATCCGCAATGTCTCGCGCGGCCCGGTGAGTATCAAGCTGATCCAGCAGCTCACCGCCGAAGCCTTCGACCTGGAGGTCAAAGACCTCACCAGCAGCCGGCGGACCGCCGACATCGCCCAGGCCAGACAGGTAGCCATGTACCTCTGCCGGGAGCTCACCGACGCCAGCCTCCAGCAGATCGGCACCGCATTCAAGCGAAAGGACCATACCACGGTGATCCACGCCTGCAAGAAGATCGAGGAGGTCCTCAAAAGCGATGTACGCATAGGCTCCATTGTGGATAACATACGGAAAAGGTTGTGAATCTGTCTGTGCATGACCGGTGAAGAGGTTGTGCATAGCATTGTGGAGAACGACGGCATAGCGCTTTTTCCACACACACTTGTGGATAATGTGGATAACAGGAGGGGGGATGTGGGCAACCCTCCCCAGGTTATCCACATATCCAGAGGCTCCACTGCAAGATCCGCTGGAGGTTTTCCACAAATCCACAGGTCTTATCAGTATCTCCGTCTCTTATACCTAAAGAGACAGAAGCAGAGAAGAAGAGGAGTGAGGCAATGCGACTTACTGTGGATAAACGAGCCTTCCTCCACAGCTGGCAGCGTGCGGAGCGGAATATCGGAACCACCAGCACCATCAGCACACTCTCGGGGATACGCTGCGAAGCGACAGAGGAACAGGTGATCCTGCAGTCGACGGACCTCAAGACATCGATTACCTGCACCACCAAGGGAGCCACCGTCGACGAACCTGGAGAGGTCATCCTTCCCGTTCGGGCGGTGGGGGAGCTGTTCAAGAAGATCCCCGACGAGACCTTCTCCATGGAGGCCGGCGAGCACCGCATCACGATCAACGCCGGCGGAAGCCGGTACACCTTCACCCTCTACTCCGCCGAGGATTTCCCCCCCTTCCACTCCTCGGGGGAGGCCCGCCCCTTCATCACCCTCCCCATCGGCGAATTCCAGCGTCTCCTGGAGGAGGGAACCTTCGCCGGCCTGACGGGCGACAAGTTTCCGCAGTACCTCAGCGGTGCCTGCATCGACAGGAAACAGGGCAGTATCACCCTCGCCGCCACAGACAGCCTCCGTCTCTCCCTGGCCAGATACGTTGCGGAAGGAGAGGTGCCGGAGGAGCCCTCCCGGCTGATCCTTCCCAACAAGAGCCTCCGGGATTTGCACTGGCTTCTGGCGACGGTAGAGGACGACACCAAGGATGTGGTCATCAAGGAGGACGACGCCCAGGCATACTTCATTCTTCCGGAGCTCGAATTCTCCGTGAGGAAGCTGGATACCATGTTCCCCAATTATGAGGAATTCCTGACCGACAATATCACCACTACCCTCATCGCGAACCGGGAAACGCTGATCGGTGCGGTGGAGCGGGCCGATCTGGTGGTCAAGAATTTCAGTAGAATGGTGATGTTTTACATCGAAACCGAGCAGGGCTGCCATATCACCGCCGACGCCCCCGATGTGGGAGAGGCGGTGGAGTATCTGGATACGGACATCGAAGGCCAGAACCTCCGGATCGCCTTCAACTCCCGGTATCTCCTGGATGGTCTGAAGGCCCTCCACGGGGAGAGGGTACTGCTCTCCTTCAACGGTCAGGAGGGACAGATGACCATGTCCCGCCCCGGCACCGAGGAGTTCTGCTACGTCCTGATGCCCATCAATCTGAACGAGACCGACAGCGCCCACTACGATCCGGATGCATATTGAGCGGCTCCGCCTCCAGGACTATCGCAATCTGGCGCCCCAGCGACTGGAGATGTCGCCGGGACTCCAGATCCTCCAGGGGCCCAACGGCGCCGGCAAGAGGAATCTCCTGGAGGCGGTGCACCTCCTCACCGGCTGGGGGCCCCTGCCGGGACGGAAGACCGCCGATGTGCTCCGGTGGTCCCGCGGAGCGGAGGAGGAGACCGGACGCTCCCCCGGGGAGCGGCGTGCCTCCAGGGCTCTGCTGTCCGGTCATTTCCGCGGCGAAACAGAGGTCCACGTGGCCGCGGCCGTGGGCCGCTCCTCGGTGCTCTGGCTGAACGAAAGCAAAAGCTCCGCCACGGAGGTACGGTCCTCCGTGCCGTCGTTGATCTTCCTCCCCGAGGATCTGGCCCTGGTGGAGGGAAGCCCCGCCGTGCGGCGGCGCTTTCTCGACCGACTCTGCGCGCTGCTGCTGCCCCTCTACGCGCAACGGCTCCACAGCTACCGACGGGTGCTCAGGCAGCGCGGCGCCCTGCTCCGGGATCGACGGAGCCCCCGCATGACCACCCAGCTGCTGGTGGACCTCGGTTCCTGGGTATGGAAGGCCAGGGAGCGCACGGCCCTGCAGCTGGCAGGGAGCCTGGAGCAGGTCGGCGCCTTGCTCCCCGGTCCGCTTGTGGTAGAGTTTCATCGAGGGGGCGGTGTCGGGATGCCCGCCCCCTCTGATGATTTTGTCCAATCACTCAAAAAATATGCCGATGAGGAGCGTTTCCGGCGCTCCCCCCGGACCGGTCCCCAGCGTGACGATCTGCTGCTTTCCGCCGGCGGCCGCGAGGCGAGTGTTGTCTTCAGCCGTGGGCAGCGGCGGCGGGTGGCGGTGGCGCTGATGCTGGCCGCCGGCCATACCGTTGCCCGCCACCTGAAGCGGACGCCGCTCCTTCTGCTTGACGAGGTGGCCGCGGAGCTGGACGATGAAGGGCGGCGCGTGCTCGCCGAGGCCTTGAAGGACACCGGCTGGCAGGTGCTGGCCGCCACCGCCGAGATGGTGCCGCCGGAGTGGCGCGGGACGGTGTGGCGTCTCGACGACGGCCGGATCAGCCGGGTGGAGGGGACGGAACAGGACACGCGAGACGATGGCGGCACCCTGGGTGCCGGAGATGGTGGAGTGGTGCTATGACCGAACAGTACGATGTCATTGTGGTGGGCGGCGGACACGCCGGCTGCGAAGCGGCCCTGGCGGCGGCGCGGATGGGTGCCTCCACACTCATGCTGAATCTCTCGCTGGACAATGCGGCGCTGATGGCCTGCAACCCTTCGGTGGGCGGTCCTGCCAAGGGCCATCTCCTCCGGGAGGTGGATGCCCTGGGCGGCGAGGAGGGACGCGCCGCCGACGCCACGACACTGCACATCCGCTGGCTCAATACGTCCAAGGGTCCGGCGGTCCGTACCCTGCGGGCCCAGTGCGACATGCGGGCCTACCACCGCTGGTTCAAGAACACCCTGGAGGCCACGGAGCATCTCGATGTCTTCCAGGCCATGGTGACCG is a window of Synergistales bacterium DNA encoding:
- the dnaN gene encoding DNA polymerase III subunit beta: MRLTVDKRAFLHSWQRAERNIGTTSTISTLSGIRCEATEEQVILQSTDLKTSITCTTKGATVDEPGEVILPVRAVGELFKKIPDETFSMEAGEHRITINAGGSRYTFTLYSAEDFPPFHSSGEARPFITLPIGEFQRLLEEGTFAGLTGDKFPQYLSGACIDRKQGSITLAATDSLRLSLARYVAEGEVPEEPSRLILPNKSLRDLHWLLATVEDDTKDVVIKEDDAQAYFILPELEFSVRKLDTMFPNYEEFLTDNITTTLIANRETLIGAVERADLVVKNFSRMVMFYIETEQGCHITADAPDVGEAVEYLDTDIEGQNLRIAFNSRYLLDGLKALHGERVLLSFNGQEGQMTMSRPGTEEFCYVLMPINLNETDSAHYDPDAY
- the dnaA gene encoding chromosomal replication initiator protein DnaA, with the translated sequence MKPGGVPLDQDLEQLWQVVLEEARERLPSGTTDIWLKTCLPVSLEEGTLTLDVPNVFVKEQIQSRFVDTLVAIIRERDIGSDIAFQVGTEVRGDEQKRAEKAAQPQQPQGTAAGLNPNYTFDSFVVGKSNRLAHASSLAVAESPGAAYNPLFIWGGVGLGKTHLMQAIGQYIYKNNASSKVVYAPSDRFINEFIMAIQNKRTQDFKMKYRSMDVLLIDDIQFLANKEGTQDEFFHTFNSLYDAKKQIVISSDRPPKEIQRVEERLVSRFAWGLVTDIQPPDLETRIAILQKKAQFKGYQVPEDVIHFLAQHIPSNIRDLEGALNRLIACSDLNKEPVTTDNAAEWLKDIIRNVSRGPVSIKLIQQLTAEAFDLEVKDLTSSRRTADIAQARQVAMYLCRELTDASLQQIGTAFKRKDHTTVIHACKKIEEVLKSDVRIGSIVDNIRKRL
- a CDS encoding aminotransferase class V-fold PLP-dependent enzyme produces the protein MAIYMNNAATSWPKPDRVAGAMAGFLRSGGANLSRGSAAKRDISTLDMVTTCRDRAASMMGGYRGGDSRYVTFTHNVTYALNMVLKGYCRPGMRVLTTSMEHNAVVRPLRSLEAQGVRLEVLPCSREGFLEETVLRPALEEGADLVVLSHASNITGSIQDMEMIASLCAEAGVPLVLDAAQTAGEIPLTAEAWGLAALTFTGHKGLMGPQGIGGTLWKPGFHEQVRPLVEGGTGSYSHEERQPEVMPDKFESGTPNLPGLAGFLAALDWIEEQGIDTIHRRRRELGARLLEGLLAMPAVTLFGPRDMERRLPVFALDMAGWDNGLLAYTLSEEYGIETRPGLHCAPLAHRTVGSFPQGALRLSPGYFTTAEDIDSTVDALRACAARGGR
- a CDS encoding phosphohydrolase, yielding MHAMQHVISHTDLDGVTAAAVAWHAHYPEEAPPRVSLLGYGEVDDRILQALQEGYSPLVLDLFCQRQETIDELDRRFGDAGEPFFFDHHKTTLERFGNRSWLVIDPGYCAAKVYHRWLLEHTSGAVRQRLVAMSDLVEVANDRDLWINERPESRLWQALVTMSGPWGVFARLAANPSSALLEPEYEQCTAFVTAQEERFARAREEVARTGELLDWVAPGLLEFGDVSDFGGLLLDRSDHPARLVAVANRRMKGDWAVSLRSRSGLAAKVVGILRDGKRIRGGGHGDAAAVYFPRNYRQEQIRESLLSAVRTLDEQDRPLGISIGDMLKSRES
- a CDS encoding Cof-type HAD-IIB family hydrolase; translated protein: MPPYRLLALDLDGSMLTPDNRIAPATGEAILAAAAQGIRITIATGRMFSSAAVFASRLGLDIPLITYNGALVRTSGSGETLHHTPMPTGPAREVLHYFRERRWPIYSFIDDRLYVEEITDEVRTYGSIAFTEPIAIGGALYHPERAPTKLLAPAESVPGGMNHLSGSVKARFDGRLMVAISTPRYLDICHPQVNKGRALQFVAHRYGIPPREIAAIGDSENDIAMFRKAGLRIAMGNAREQVKDAADHVTSSNRDDGMAHAIRSYILP
- the recF gene encoding DNA replication and repair protein RecF (All proteins in this family for which functions are known are DNA-binding proteins that assist the filamentation of RecA onto DNA for the initiation of recombination or recombinational repair.), with the protein product MHIERLRLQDYRNLAPQRLEMSPGLQILQGPNGAGKRNLLEAVHLLTGWGPLPGRKTADVLRWSRGAEEETGRSPGERRASRALLSGHFRGETEVHVAAAVGRSSVLWLNESKSSATEVRSSVPSLIFLPEDLALVEGSPAVRRRFLDRLCALLLPLYAQRLHSYRRVLRQRGALLRDRRSPRMTTQLLVDLGSWVWKARERTALQLAGSLEQVGALLPGPLVVEFHRGGGVGMPAPSDDFVQSLKKYADEERFRRSPRTGPQRDDLLLSAGGREASVVFSRGQRRRVAVALMLAAGHTVARHLKRTPLLLLDEVAAELDDEGRRVLAEALKDTGWQVLAATAEMVPPEWRGTVWRLDDGRISRVEGTEQDTRDDGGTLGAGDGGVVL
- a CDS encoding threonine/serine dehydratase codes for the protein MTLSLHPTITDVLQARIFLAGRMRHTPTEFSPSLSEGTGREIYLKWENRQICGSFKIRGALNKMYSLTEEERSRGVVTASSGNHAQGIAMAAGALEVRAAVCVPRGCPQTKRRAIERLGGDWVTLDAEAEHYDKAEERAHRLADEEGMTYVSSFNDHHVVCGAATLGLEMLLDVPDLDTLLVPAGGGGLINGVTLAARALRPGIDVWGVQSVASRPWVLSWEAGEIIEVDYDPSLADGLTGGFPQALFDLARRQGINGFFSVEEAEIAEAMRTLHREHHQVVEGAGAVGVAALLAGKAPELGRRVGVVLSGGNVDHQSMLGVLNGEI